A single genomic interval of Vigna radiata var. radiata cultivar VC1973A unplaced genomic scaffold, Vradiata_ver6 scaffold_393, whole genome shotgun sequence harbors:
- the LOC106780532 gene encoding auxin-induced protein 15A-like: MGFRLPAIRRASSLIARQASPKSDDIPKGYFAVYVGERQNRFVIPISYLNQPSFQDLLSQAEEEFGYDHPMGGLTIPCSEDVFQHTISFFKGQ; the protein is encoded by the coding sequence ATGGGTTTCCGTTTACCTGCCATCCGACGGGCATCATCACTCATAGCAAGACAAGCATCTCCAAAATCTGACGACATACCGAAGGGCTATTTTGCCGTTTATGTTGGAGAGAGACAAAATCGGTTTGTGATTCCCATCTCTTACTTGAACCAACCTTCATTCCAAGACTTACTGAGTCAAGCTGAGGAAGAGTTTGGATATGATCATCCCATGGGAGGCTTGACAATTCCATGCAGTGAAGATGTCTTCCAACAtacaatttctttctttaaggGACAATAA
- the LOC111240922 gene encoding uncharacterized protein LOC111240922, with translation MGFRLAGIRKMSLTAIQASSKAMDVPKGYLPVYVGEKMKRFFIPVSYLNQPSFQDLLSQAEEEFGYNHPMGGLTIPCREDVFLDTTSRLNRCYIIRMGFRLAGIRKATLAAIQGSSKVLDVPKGYIAVYVGEKMKRFVIPVSYLNQPSFQDLLSQAKEEFGYHHPMGGLTIPCREDVFLNTTSRLNTC, from the exons ATGGGTTTTCGTTTAGCTGGTATCAGAAAGATGTCTCTTACAGCTATCCAAGCATCTTCAAAAGCCATGGATGTACCAAAGGGCTACCTTCCGGTCTATGTTGGAGAGAAAATGAAGAGGTTCTTCATCCCAGTATCATATTTGAACCAACCTTCATTTCAAGATTTGTTGAGTCAAGCTGAGGAAGAATTCGGGTATAACCATCCAATGGGTGGTCTTACAATTCCTTGCAGAGAAGATGTATTCTTAGATACCACCTCTCGTTTGAATAGGTGCTA TATCATAAGAATGGGTTTTCGGTTAGCTGGTATTAGAAAGGCAACCCTGGCTGCGATACAAGGATCTTCAAAAGTCTTGGATGTGCCAAAGGGCTACATTGCAGTCTATGTTGGAGAGAAAATGAAACGGTTTGTGATCCCTGTATCATATTTGAACCAACCTTCATTTCAAGATTTGTTGAGTCAAGCTAAGGAAGAATTCGGGTATCACCATCCAATGGGTGGTCTCACAATTCCTTGCAGAGAAGATGTGTTCTTAAATACCACTTCTCGCTTGAATACGTGTTAA